In Pseudomonas sp. GCEP-101, one DNA window encodes the following:
- a CDS encoding cobalt-precorrin-5B (C(1))-methyltransferase encodes MREETSEAPRPLRSGYTTGSCATATSLAAARLLLTGEALDAVQISLPKERSATLRLAFCRLIAEGAEAGTLKDAGDDPDVTHGALVFARVTLSAEPGVRFRAGEGVGTVTKPGLVLAVGEPAINPVPRQMMQANLAALAAECGYTGGFDVTINIEGGAELALKTMNPRLGILGGLSILGTTGIVRPFSCSAYIASIQQGIDVARANGFRHLAACTGNASEDAMRRRYGFDDTALIEMGDFAGAALKHLRKVPVERFSVCGGFGKISKLAAGHMDLHSRHSSIDLPQLAQWAADIGASAQLQQRMRDANTSQQALALCRAEGIALGDAVCARALAFARRIVPAEVTLEVFAIDRQGNLVGEALEVR; translated from the coding sequence ATGCGCGAAGAGACTTCCGAAGCACCCCGCCCGCTGCGCAGCGGCTACACCACCGGCAGCTGCGCCACGGCCACCAGCTTGGCGGCGGCGCGCCTGCTGCTGACGGGTGAGGCGCTCGACGCGGTACAGATATCCCTGCCCAAAGAGCGCAGCGCGACGCTGCGCCTGGCGTTCTGCCGGCTCATCGCCGAGGGTGCCGAAGCCGGCACGCTGAAGGATGCCGGCGACGACCCGGACGTGACCCACGGTGCGCTGGTCTTTGCCCGCGTCACCTTGAGCGCCGAGCCGGGCGTACGCTTCCGGGCGGGCGAAGGTGTCGGCACCGTCACCAAGCCGGGGCTGGTGCTGGCGGTGGGCGAGCCGGCGATCAACCCGGTGCCGCGGCAGATGATGCAGGCCAACCTCGCCGCGCTGGCGGCGGAGTGCGGCTACACCGGCGGCTTCGACGTCACGATCAATATCGAAGGCGGCGCCGAGCTGGCGCTCAAGACCATGAACCCGCGCCTGGGCATCCTCGGCGGCCTGTCGATCCTGGGCACCACCGGCATCGTCCGGCCGTTCTCCTGCTCGGCCTACATCGCCTCGATCCAGCAGGGTATCGACGTCGCCCGCGCCAACGGCTTCCGCCACCTGGCCGCCTGCACCGGCAACGCCAGCGAGGACGCCATGCGCCGTCGCTACGGCTTCGACGACACCGCGCTGATCGAGATGGGCGATTTTGCCGGCGCCGCGCTCAAGCACCTGCGCAAGGTGCCGGTGGAGCGCTTCAGCGTCTGCGGCGGCTTCGGCAAGATCAGCAAGCTCGCCGCCGGCCACATGGACCTGCACAGCCGCCACTCCAGCATCGACCTGCCGCAGCTGGCCCAGTGGGCGGCGGACATCGGCGCGTCGGCGCAACTGCAACAGCGCATGCGCGACGCCAATACCAGCCAGCAGGCACTGGCGCTGTGCCGCGCCGAGGGCATAGCGCTGGGCGATGCCGTCTGCGCCCGCGCGCTGGCTTTTGCCCGGCGCATCGTGCCCGCCGAAGTGACGCTGGAAGTCTTCGCCATCGACCGCCAGGGCAACCTGGTGGGCGAGGCCCTGGAGGTGCGATGA
- a CDS encoding cobalt-precorrin-6A reductase yields MKRVLLLGGIGEALAIARRLGPQHLYSLAGLGKVPDDLACEVRVGGYGGAEGLADFIRQRGFDLLLDATHPYAAQISANAACAAQLAGVPCWALRRPGWQAGADDDWREVAGWPALIQALEPFRRPLFTLGREPLEHLDEIPAHQHWTVRCLQSLPGNARADVLGARGPFSLDGERDLFTRLGTDVLVSKNSGSQATEPKLQVARERGVPVLILARPVLPAVDREFDSVESLWAALERGLS; encoded by the coding sequence ATGAAGCGAGTATTGCTGCTGGGCGGCATCGGCGAGGCGCTGGCCATTGCGCGCCGTCTTGGGCCGCAGCACCTGTACAGCCTCGCCGGCCTCGGTAAGGTGCCGGACGACCTCGCCTGTGAGGTGCGGGTGGGCGGTTACGGCGGCGCCGAAGGCCTCGCGGACTTCATCCGCCAGCGCGGCTTCGACCTGCTGCTGGACGCCACCCATCCCTACGCCGCGCAGATCAGCGCCAACGCCGCCTGTGCTGCGCAGCTGGCCGGCGTGCCCTGCTGGGCGCTGCGGCGCCCGGGTTGGCAGGCGGGCGCCGATGATGACTGGCGCGAGGTGGCCGGTTGGCCAGCGCTGATCCAGGCGCTGGAACCATTCAGGCGCCCGCTGTTCACCCTGGGCCGCGAGCCGCTGGAACACCTGGACGAGATTCCCGCCCACCAGCACTGGACCGTGCGCTGCCTGCAAAGCCTGCCCGGCAACGCGCGCGCCGACGTACTGGGCGCGCGCGGGCCGTTCTCCCTCGACGGCGAGCGCGACCTGTTCACCCGCCTGGGCACTGACGTACTGGTGAGCAAGAACAGCGGCAGCCAGGCCACCGAGCCGAAGCTGCAGGTCGCCCGCGAGCGCGGCGTGCCGGTGCTGATCCTGGCGCGGCCGGTGTTGCCCGCGGTGGACCGGGAGTTCGACAGCGTCGAGTCGCTGTGGGCGGCGCTGGAGCGCGGCCTGTCGTAG
- a CDS encoding glutathione S-transferase family protein, whose translation MLRILGRASSINVRKVLWTCAELNLPYEREDWGTGFRSTASAEFIALNPNAMVPVLIDGDFVLWESNAICGYLATQYPLDELLPTAPRERALVEQWMGWQATELNTAWRYAFMARVRNSPSHTDESAIALSEAQWNHCMALLDRQLERTGAFVAGACFSLADVVLGLSVNRWYLTPMQRPELPAVAAYYERLSERPGFQVHGRNGEP comes from the coding sequence ATGCTGCGAATCCTCGGCCGCGCTTCATCCATCAACGTGCGCAAGGTCCTCTGGACCTGCGCCGAGCTGAACCTGCCCTACGAACGGGAAGACTGGGGCACGGGTTTTCGTTCCACCGCCTCGGCGGAATTCATCGCGCTCAATCCCAATGCGATGGTGCCGGTGCTGATCGACGGCGACTTCGTGCTCTGGGAGTCCAATGCCATCTGCGGCTACCTCGCCACCCAGTACCCGCTGGACGAGTTGCTGCCCACCGCACCGCGCGAGCGGGCATTGGTGGAGCAGTGGATGGGCTGGCAGGCCACCGAACTGAACACTGCCTGGCGCTACGCATTCATGGCCCGGGTGCGCAACAGCCCGAGCCACACCGACGAATCCGCCATCGCCTTGAGCGAGGCGCAGTGGAATCACTGCATGGCGCTGCTGGATCGGCAGCTGGAGCGCACCGGTGCCTTCGTCGCCGGCGCCTGCTTCAGCCTCGCCGATGTGGTACTCGGCCTGTCGGTGAACCGCTGGTACCTGACGCCCATGCAGCGCCCGGAGCTGCCGGCGGTGGCGGCCTACTACGAGCGGCTGAGCGAGCGCCCGGGGTTCCAGGTGCATGGGCGCAATGGGGAGCCTTGA
- a CDS encoding vWA domain-containing protein, translating into MAKKALSIRPRPAPGADATPRPGQLAGGRSGARQAGAHGRIDWPATLRNGRPQRRADLVLRARSRTPGELWLVIVDASASTRRHGALAQAKGLLADTFEQAYRQRARLAVLHATGAQPRWLWQGQKASGQLQQWLAQLGAGGGTPLIEALGQAREWLDQRQRQKPAEHQRLLVLTDGRLRDWPTLQPLNCPTVLVDIEGGGVRLGRARKLAVELEADYRPISELSAKTR; encoded by the coding sequence CTGGCCAAAAAAGCCCTGAGCATCCGCCCGCGCCCGGCCCCAGGCGCGGATGCCACCCCCCGACCCGGCCAGCTCGCCGGCGGCCGCAGCGGCGCCCGCCAAGCGGGCGCGCACGGCCGCATCGACTGGCCCGCTACCCTGCGCAACGGCCGCCCGCAACGGCGCGCCGACCTGGTATTGCGCGCGCGCAGCCGCACGCCCGGCGAGCTCTGGCTGGTGATCGTCGACGCCTCTGCCAGCACCCGCCGCCACGGCGCCCTGGCCCAGGCCAAGGGCCTGCTCGCCGACACCTTCGAACAGGCCTACCGGCAGCGCGCGCGCCTCGCCGTGCTGCACGCCACCGGCGCGCAACCGCGCTGGTTGTGGCAAGGCCAGAAGGCTTCTGGCCAGCTGCAGCAATGGCTGGCACAACTCGGCGCCGGCGGTGGCACCCCGCTGATCGAAGCCCTCGGGCAAGCCCGCGAATGGCTGGACCAGCGCCAGCGCCAAAAGCCGGCCGAACACCAGCGCCTGCTGGTGCTGACCGATGGCCGCCTGCGCGACTGGCCGACGCTGCAGCCGCTGAACTGCCCGACGGTGCTGGTGGATATCGAAGGCGGCGGCGTGCGACTGGGCAGGGCCAGGAAGCTGGCGGTAGAGCTTGAGGCGGACTATCGGCCGATCAGCGAGCTTTCAGCGAAAACTCGCTGA
- a CDS encoding ATP-binding protein has product MSALLHFPLAAVVGADELKLALCLAAIDPAIGGVLIEGPRGMAKSTLARGVADLLDGGRFVTLPLGASEERIVGTLDLDAALGEGRAQFSPGVLAHAHGGVLYVDEVNLLPDHLVDLLLDVAASGVNLIERDGLSHSHPARFVLIGTMNPEEGELRPQLLDRFGLKVQLEGAPAPTARAEIVRRRLAFDADPQAFLAHWQGAQLALQQRCADARQHLAAIPLDDAALETIAQRCHAAGVDGLRADLVWLRAARAHAAWRGASAIEAQDIDAVEHFALAHRRRHAPSQPTTPPQSASSQPHAPSSASNGEGHWGELPAQSVAMGERRQLTGWPKKP; this is encoded by the coding sequence ATGAGCGCCCTTCTCCATTTCCCACTGGCTGCCGTCGTCGGTGCCGATGAGCTGAAGCTGGCCCTGTGCCTGGCCGCCATCGACCCCGCCATTGGCGGCGTGCTGATCGAAGGGCCGCGCGGCATGGCCAAGTCCACCCTGGCGCGCGGCGTGGCCGACCTGCTGGACGGCGGGCGCTTCGTCACTCTGCCGTTGGGTGCCAGCGAGGAACGCATCGTCGGCACCCTCGACCTGGACGCGGCGCTGGGCGAAGGCCGCGCGCAGTTCTCCCCCGGCGTGCTGGCCCACGCCCACGGCGGCGTGCTCTATGTGGATGAGGTGAACCTGCTGCCCGACCACCTCGTCGACCTGCTGCTCGACGTGGCCGCCAGCGGGGTCAACCTGATCGAGCGCGACGGCCTGTCCCACAGCCACCCGGCGCGCTTCGTGCTGATCGGCACCATGAACCCCGAGGAAGGCGAGCTACGCCCGCAGCTGCTGGACCGCTTCGGCCTCAAGGTGCAATTGGAAGGCGCGCCCGCGCCGACCGCGCGCGCCGAGATCGTCCGCCGCCGCCTGGCCTTCGATGCCGATCCGCAGGCGTTCCTGGCGCACTGGCAGGGCGCGCAACTGGCCCTGCAACAGCGCTGCGCTGACGCGCGCCAGCACCTGGCTGCGATCCCCCTGGACGACGCCGCGCTGGAGACCATTGCACAGCGCTGCCACGCCGCCGGCGTCGACGGTCTGCGCGCGGACCTGGTCTGGCTGCGCGCCGCCCGTGCCCATGCCGCCTGGCGTGGCGCCAGCGCCATCGAGGCGCAGGACATCGATGCCGTGGAGCACTTCGCCCTCGCCCACCGCCGCCGCCATGCGCCGTCCCAACCGACCACGCCGCCGCAGTCCGCTTCCAGCCAGCCGCACGCACCGTCCTCTGCCTCCAACGGCGAAGGCCACTGGGGCGAACTGCCCGCGCAGAGCGTGGCCATGGGGGAGCGCCGGCAATTGACGGGCTGGCCAAAAAAGCCCTGA
- a CDS encoding 3-deoxy-7-phosphoheptulonate synthase, translating to MNASTSALIRPEHAATAEVLDLPLPSARRREQPLPSPAQLRQHLPLSAAMAHRVREGREAIRAVLDGRDPRLLVVIGPCSLHDPVSALEYADRLVELAPQVSDQLLLVMRAYVEKPRTTVGWKGLVYDPQLDGSGDMAGGLELSRRLMLGMLERGLPIATELLQPLVAGYFDDLLGWAAIGARTSESQVHREMVSGLDLPVGFKNGTDGSIGIATDAMRSAAHPHQHFGIDALGRPSLVQTQGNPDTHLVLRGGHAGPNFDAASVQQIRQGLEKLGLEPSIMVDCSHANSGKDPLRQPAVLASVLDQRLAGDASLRGVMLESHLFDGCQPLSGELRYGVSITDGCLGWSGTEALLLNTAERLRRG from the coding sequence ATGAACGCTTCCACCTCCGCCCTGATCCGCCCCGAACACGCAGCCACCGCCGAAGTCCTCGACCTGCCGCTGCCTTCCGCCCGCCGCCGCGAACAACCGCTGCCGAGCCCCGCCCAACTGCGCCAGCACCTGCCCCTGTCCGCCGCCATGGCCCATCGCGTGCGCGAAGGCCGCGAGGCGATCCGCGCCGTCCTCGATGGCCGCGACCCGCGCCTGCTGGTGGTGATCGGCCCCTGCTCGTTGCACGACCCCGTTTCCGCCCTCGAATACGCCGACCGCCTCGTCGAACTGGCGCCGCAGGTGAGCGACCAGCTGCTGCTGGTGATGCGCGCCTACGTCGAGAAGCCGCGCACGACCGTCGGCTGGAAAGGCCTGGTCTACGACCCGCAGCTCGACGGCAGCGGCGACATGGCCGGTGGCCTGGAGCTGTCGCGCCGGCTGATGCTGGGCATGCTCGAACGCGGCCTGCCGATCGCCACCGAACTGCTGCAACCCCTGGTGGCCGGCTACTTCGACGACCTGCTGGGCTGGGCCGCCATCGGCGCGCGCACCAGTGAATCCCAGGTGCATCGCGAGATGGTCAGCGGCCTCGACCTGCCGGTGGGCTTCAAGAACGGCACCGACGGCAGCATCGGCATCGCCACCGACGCCATGCGCTCGGCGGCGCACCCGCACCAGCACTTCGGCATCGATGCGCTGGGGCGCCCGTCGCTGGTGCAGACCCAGGGCAACCCGGACACCCATCTGGTGCTGCGCGGCGGCCACGCCGGGCCGAACTTCGATGCGGCCAGCGTGCAGCAGATCCGCCAGGGGCTGGAGAAGCTGGGGCTCGAGCCGAGCATCATGGTGGACTGCAGCCACGCCAACAGCGGCAAGGACCCGCTGCGCCAGCCGGCGGTGCTGGCCAGCGTGCTCGACCAGCGCCTGGCCGGCGATGCCTCGCTGCGCGGCGTGATGCTGGAAAGTCACCTGTTCGACGGGTGCCAGCCGCTGTCTGGCGAGCTGCGCTACGGTGTCTCGATCACCGACGGCTGCCTGGGCTGGAGCGGCACCGAGGCGCTGCTGCTGAACACGGCGGAGCGCCTGCGCCGGGGCTGA
- the cobN gene encoding cobaltochelatase subunit CobN, translating to MHLLRTQPGGFVPDDGIAHLAQTPAELVILCSGDSHLALLAEAARALPEDYPSLRLANPMQLQNHASVDLYVDEVLQHAKVILISVHGGVGYWRYGMEQLAALAERGATLIAVPGDDKPDPELSALCSVAPQDAERLWQYLRQGGMDNARQFFACLADRHLQRDYAWSEPRTLPRVAVYHPHVGSCDLARWQADWNPACPVAALLFYRTHLQAANTGFIDTFCERLQAQGINPLPIAVASLKEAACLDAVETLLDSADAELIINTTGFAQSNPEAPQDRPFRRDVPVLQAICSLDNHDLWRANPQGLGPRDLAMHIALPELDGRLITRPISFKGLAWRSERSQSDVVCYLPHLPGMDFTAELARRWMLLSRKANADKRVALILANYPTRDGRIGNGVGLDTPAAALNILRALEAQGYPVAGLPDSGTALIQQLLGGVSNDLDSLDLRPCAQSLALDDYLACFARLPEANQQAVRERWGEPQQDPMFRSGRMMVAGLRFGLGFVGIQPARGYQLDAAAIYHDPSLVPPHGYLAFYFWLREVFGADAVVHVGKHGNLEWLPGKGVGLSEECWPDAILGPLPNLYPFIVNDPGEGAQAKRRAQAVIIDHLMPPLTRAENYGPLRDLERLADEYYDASLLDPRRASELRGDILMLVRDTALDRELGLQLSDDPESWLPQLDAYLCDLKESQIRDGLHVFGESPVGELRRDTLLSLVRIPRGDGRGGNASLLRALSEDLQLGRDPLDEAFAEAWEGPRPDVLLAVSDEPWRSNGDTRERLELFALRLIDGHASAPGNASAAVLAHLHQQIAPTLDACGASEIGHLLAGLDGRFVPPGPSGAPSRGRLDVLPTGRNFFTVDVRNLPTPTAFRLGFQSASRLLERHLQDHGDHLRQLGLSVWGTATMRTGGDDIAQALALLGVRPVWQAGSQRVEDFEILPVSLLDRPRVDVTLRVSGFFRDAFANLIRLFDAAVQAVAALDEPDDLNPLAARVRADQARLQAEGLQRDDARRQAGWRIFGAQPGAYGAGVQGVIESRQWDSRADLAEAYLNWGGYAYGASDDGTPARERFAQRLSGLQAVLHNQDNREHDILDSNDYYQFQGGMLAAAEVIQGQPLASYHGDHSQPDNPRIRTLKEELGRVVRARAVNPKWIAGMKRHGYKGAFELAATVDYLFAFDATSELVDDHQYRLLADAYLLDDDTREFIRQHNPEALRDIAERLVEAQQRGLWEEPGEYRETLENLLVDSEEQ from the coding sequence ATGCACCTGCTGCGCACCCAACCCGGCGGCTTCGTCCCCGACGACGGCATCGCCCACCTGGCCCAGACGCCCGCCGAGCTGGTGATCCTCTGCAGCGGCGACTCGCACCTGGCGCTGCTCGCCGAGGCCGCACGCGCGCTGCCGGAGGACTACCCGAGCCTGCGCCTGGCCAACCCCATGCAGTTGCAGAACCACGCCTCGGTGGACCTCTACGTCGACGAGGTGCTGCAGCACGCGAAGGTCATCCTGATCTCGGTGCACGGTGGCGTCGGCTACTGGCGCTACGGCATGGAGCAATTGGCGGCGCTGGCCGAGCGCGGCGCCACGCTGATCGCGGTGCCGGGCGACGACAAGCCCGACCCGGAACTCAGCGCGCTGTGCAGCGTCGCGCCGCAGGATGCCGAGCGCCTCTGGCAGTACCTGCGCCAGGGCGGCATGGACAACGCACGGCAGTTCTTCGCCTGCCTGGCCGACCGACACCTGCAACGCGACTATGCGTGGAGCGAACCCCGGACGCTGCCGCGCGTGGCGGTCTATCACCCGCACGTCGGCAGCTGCGACCTCGCCCGCTGGCAGGCGGACTGGAACCCCGCCTGCCCGGTCGCCGCGCTGCTGTTCTATCGCACCCACCTGCAGGCAGCGAACACCGGCTTCATCGACACCTTCTGCGAACGCCTGCAGGCCCAGGGCATCAACCCGCTGCCCATCGCCGTGGCCAGCCTCAAGGAAGCCGCCTGCCTGGACGCGGTGGAAACCCTGCTCGACAGCGCGGACGCCGAGCTGATCATCAACACCACCGGCTTCGCCCAGTCGAACCCGGAGGCGCCGCAGGACCGGCCGTTCAGGCGCGACGTGCCGGTGCTGCAAGCCATCTGCTCGCTGGACAACCACGACCTCTGGCGCGCCAACCCACAAGGCCTCGGCCCGCGCGACCTGGCCATGCACATCGCGCTGCCGGAGCTGGACGGTCGCCTCATCACCCGGCCGATCAGCTTCAAGGGCCTGGCCTGGCGCAGCGAGCGCAGCCAGAGCGACGTGGTCTGCTACCTGCCGCACCTACCGGGCATGGACTTCACCGCCGAACTGGCGCGACGCTGGATGCTGCTCTCGCGCAAGGCCAACGCCGACAAGCGCGTGGCGCTGATCCTGGCCAATTACCCGACCCGCGACGGGCGCATCGGCAACGGTGTCGGCCTCGACACGCCGGCCGCCGCGCTGAACATCCTGCGCGCGCTGGAGGCGCAGGGCTACCCGGTCGCCGGCCTGCCCGATTCCGGCACCGCGCTGATCCAGCAACTGCTCGGCGGCGTCAGCAACGACCTCGACAGCCTCGACCTGCGCCCCTGCGCGCAGAGCCTGGCGCTGGACGACTACCTAGCCTGCTTCGCGCGCTTGCCCGAAGCCAACCAGCAGGCCGTGCGCGAACGCTGGGGCGAGCCGCAGCAGGACCCGATGTTCCGCAGCGGGCGGATGATGGTCGCCGGCCTGCGTTTCGGCCTCGGCTTCGTCGGCATCCAGCCGGCGCGTGGCTACCAGCTCGACGCGGCGGCGATCTACCACGACCCGTCGCTGGTGCCGCCCCACGGCTACCTCGCCTTCTACTTCTGGCTGCGCGAGGTGTTCGGCGCCGACGCGGTGGTCCACGTCGGCAAGCATGGCAACCTCGAATGGCTGCCGGGCAAGGGCGTCGGGCTCTCCGAGGAATGCTGGCCGGACGCGATCCTCGGCCCGCTGCCGAACCTCTACCCGTTCATCGTCAACGACCCGGGCGAAGGCGCGCAGGCCAAGCGCCGCGCCCAGGCGGTGATCATCGACCACCTGATGCCGCCGCTGACCCGCGCGGAAAACTACGGCCCGCTGCGCGACCTCGAACGCCTGGCCGACGAGTACTACGACGCCTCCCTGCTCGACCCGCGCCGCGCCAGCGAACTGCGCGGCGACATCCTCATGCTGGTGCGCGACACCGCACTGGACCGCGAGCTGGGCCTGCAACTGAGCGACGACCCGGAAAGCTGGTTGCCGCAGCTGGACGCCTACCTGTGCGACCTCAAGGAATCGCAGATTCGCGACGGCCTGCATGTGTTCGGCGAGTCGCCCGTGGGCGAATTGCGCCGCGATACGCTGCTTTCCCTGGTGCGCATCCCGCGTGGTGATGGACGCGGCGGCAATGCCAGCCTGCTGCGCGCGCTGAGCGAAGACCTGCAGTTGGGCCGCGACCCGCTGGATGAAGCCTTCGCCGAGGCCTGGGAGGGCCCGCGCCCGGACGTGCTGCTCGCCGTCAGCGACGAGCCGTGGCGCAGCAACGGCGACACCCGCGAACGCCTGGAACTGTTCGCCCTGCGCCTGATCGACGGCCATGCCAGCGCCCCCGGTAACGCCAGCGCGGCGGTCCTCGCCCACCTGCACCAGCAGATCGCGCCGACCCTGGATGCCTGCGGCGCCAGCGAAATCGGTCACCTGCTCGCCGGCCTCGACGGCCGCTTCGTCCCACCCGGCCCCAGCGGCGCGCCCAGTCGCGGGCGGCTGGACGTGCTGCCCACCGGTCGCAACTTCTTCACCGTGGATGTGCGCAACCTGCCCACACCCACCGCCTTCCGCCTCGGCTTCCAGTCCGCCAGCCGGCTGCTCGAACGCCACCTGCAGGACCACGGCGACCACCTGCGCCAGCTCGGCCTGTCGGTGTGGGGCACGGCGACCATGCGCACCGGCGGCGATGACATTGCGCAAGCGCTGGCGCTGCTCGGCGTGCGCCCGGTGTGGCAGGCCGGCAGCCAGCGCGTGGAAGACTTCGAGATCCTGCCGGTCAGCCTGCTCGACCGCCCGCGGGTGGACGTGACGCTGCGCGTCTCGGGCTTCTTCCGCGATGCCTTCGCCAACCTGATCCGCCTGTTCGACGCCGCCGTGCAAGCGGTCGCCGCCCTGGATGAGCCGGACGACCTGAACCCGCTGGCCGCACGCGTGCGCGCCGATCAGGCACGCCTGCAAGCCGAGGGACTGCAGCGTGATGACGCCCGCCGCCAGGCCGGCTGGCGCATCTTCGGCGCCCAGCCCGGCGCCTACGGCGCTGGCGTGCAGGGCGTGATCGAATCGCGCCAGTGGGACAGCCGCGCCGACCTCGCGGAGGCCTACCTGAACTGGGGCGGCTACGCCTACGGCGCCAGCGACGACGGCACGCCGGCGCGCGAGCGCTTCGCCCAGCGCCTGTCCGGCCTGCAGGCGGTGCTGCACAACCAGGACAACCGTGAGCACGACATCCTCGATTCCAACGACTACTACCAGTTCCAGGGCGGCATGCTCGCCGCCGCCGAGGTCATCCAGGGACAGCCGCTCGCCAGCTACCACGGCGACCACAGCCAGCCGGACAACCCGCGCATCCGCACCCTGAAGGAAGAACTCGGCCGCGTGGTGCGCGCCCGCGCGGTGAACCCCAAATGGATCGCCGGCATGAAGCGCCACGGCTACAAGGGCGCCTTCGAACTGGCCGCGACGGTGGACTACCTGTTCGCCTTCGACGCCACCAGCGAACTGGTGGACGACCACCAGTACCGCCTGCTGGCCGACGCCTACCTGCTGGACGACGACACCCGCGAGTTCATCCGCCAGCACAACCCTGAGGCCCTGCGCGACATCGCCGAACGCCTGGTGGAGGCGCAGCAGCGCGGGTTGTGGGAAGAGCCGGGGGAGTACCGGGAGACGCTGGAAAACCTGCTGGTGGACAGCGAGGAGCAGTGA
- the cobW gene encoding cobalamin biosynthesis protein CobW, whose protein sequence is MKTLAKLPVTIVTGFLGAGKTTLLRHMLDNAEGRRIAVIVNEFGELGIDGDILKQCSIGCSEEEAVGRVFELANGCLCCTVQEEFFPVMRELVARRGDLDQILIETSGLALPKPLVQAFQWPEIRNACTVDAVITVVDSPAVAAGTFAAHPEQVDQQRQQDPNLDHESPLHELFEDQLASADLVVLNKADLLDAEALARVRAEVAEELPPAVKIVEANSGQLPLSVLLGLNAEAELHIDSRPTHHDHEGHEDHDHDEFDSFHVDLPEVEERALLDALSALVERHAILRIKGFVAIPGKPMRLLVQGVGKRFDKHFDRAWRSDEPRGTRLVVIGQELDQAVIANELRTALT, encoded by the coding sequence ATGAAAACCCTGGCCAAACTCCCCGTCACCATCGTCACCGGCTTCCTCGGCGCCGGCAAAACCACGCTGCTCCGCCACATGCTGGACAACGCCGAAGGCCGCCGCATCGCGGTGATCGTCAACGAATTCGGCGAGCTGGGTATCGACGGCGACATCCTCAAGCAGTGCTCCATCGGCTGCAGCGAAGAAGAGGCGGTCGGCCGCGTCTTCGAGCTGGCCAACGGCTGCCTGTGCTGCACCGTGCAGGAAGAATTCTTCCCGGTGATGCGCGAGCTGGTGGCACGTCGTGGCGACCTCGACCAGATCCTCATCGAGACCTCGGGCCTGGCCCTGCCCAAGCCGCTGGTGCAGGCCTTCCAGTGGCCGGAAATCCGCAACGCCTGCACCGTCGACGCGGTGATCACCGTGGTCGACAGCCCGGCCGTGGCCGCCGGCACCTTCGCCGCCCACCCCGAGCAGGTGGACCAGCAGCGCCAGCAGGACCCGAACCTGGACCACGAATCGCCGCTGCACGAGCTCTTCGAGGACCAGTTGGCGAGTGCCGACCTGGTGGTACTGAACAAGGCCGACCTGCTGGATGCCGAGGCGCTGGCCCGCGTGCGCGCCGAAGTCGCCGAGGAGCTGCCGCCGGCGGTGAAGATCGTCGAAGCCAACTCCGGCCAGCTGCCGCTCTCCGTGCTGCTGGGCCTGAACGCCGAGGCCGAGCTGCACATCGACAGCCGCCCCACTCACCACGACCACGAAGGCCATGAAGACCACGACCACGACGAGTTCGACTCCTTCCACGTCGACCTGCCGGAAGTGGAAGAGCGTGCCCTGCTCGATGCGCTGAGCGCGCTGGTCGAGCGTCACGCCATCCTGCGCATCAAGGGCTTCGTCGCCATTCCCGGCAAGCCCATGCGCCTCCTGGTACAGGGCGTCGGCAAGCGCTTCGACAAACACTTCGACCGCGCCTGGCGCAGTGATGAGCCCCGCGGCACGCGCCTGGTGGTGATCGGCCAGGAGCTGGATCAGGCCGTCATCGCCAACGAGCTGCGTACCGCCCTGACTTGA
- a CDS encoding CbtB-domain containing protein, translated as MSSSILAQQASSTSIPLSKRISLAIGASLLGALLVYFAGFSHLEAVHNAAHDTRHSAGFPCH; from the coding sequence ATGTCCAGCAGCATCCTGGCGCAACAGGCGTCGAGCACTTCCATCCCCCTTTCCAAGCGCATCAGCCTGGCCATCGGCGCCAGCCTGCTCGGTGCGCTGCTGGTGTATTTCGCCGGCTTCTCGCATCTGGAAGCGGTGCACAACGCCGCCCACGATACCCGTCATAGTGCGGGCTTCCCCTGCCACTGA